The genomic interval TAAAAGCTTCGAATAAAGATTATCAAGTTCAGGCGAGATACAGGAATCAATTAATTGGAGTTCTGGATGTATCTGTTCTACCTGTGCTGGAACAAGAAATTCGAATTGTTCCATTGGTGCCAATTGTAATCAATTCGGATAGTCTTGAAGAGGTATTGAATAATCAATTTCGAGGGGCAAATGTTCATTTCAACATAACCGTCGAGAAATTATTTAAGATAGATGAGTTCGATAAAACCAAATTGTTCGAAAATCCAAGCGCAAGTAGACTGAAGTATACCGATCAAATGCGAAATATTCGGGATACCTATTTAATCGAAAATAAACCGTCGAATTCATTACTTTTCTTCGTCGTGCCAGGATTTGTAAATCAGCAAATGAAAGGTTTTATGGTCAAGAATAAAGCATTGGGTTTTTTGGCTGATAATCAGAATGCAAATTTATTAGCTGAAGCTTTGACGAAAGAGTATTTGGAAGGATTTGTCAATATTCCTTTTGCAAAAGAAAAAAGAATCAATGATTGGAAACTTATTTTATCACAACAAGACTGGATTCGAGTCAATAATAATCCAGGAGTTTATTCATTAGTAGATGATTATGAGGATGTTGTGACGAATAATGGTTTAATCGCGTACTATTTATTTGAACAAACAGAAGACGGAACAATTCTGATTAAGAATGCCAATTTTTTAGCTTCGGTTATTCGTCCAATGAAAAAAAACACATATTCCTACCATCTCCAAATTGATAATTTTTTATTCAAAACCATTTTTCGAATCAAATCGAGACCATTCAATAGCCTCCATCTCTTAAGTGTAATCATATCTTTTGTTGGGTTGATTTATGGGTTCAGAAAATTAAGGGCATTCTTAAAATCGAAATTGAAAAAACCGCGTTTAGTTTCATTCCTTTCACGTTTTATTCAATGGTCTGGAATAATTGTTATTTCCTATGTTTTAATTAAAGTGGTTGACTTAGGATATTCTTGGTTCGAAGTTAATGACGGAATCATCAAATCCTATAATGGATTAAAGGAGAAAGAAGTAATTGATTTGTTGTTCTCCAATAATCATCCTTCCAAATTAGAAGAAAAGCAGATAGGTTCGGAACTAATTATAAAACGAAAAGATAATTATTTTCTCTACGAACGCAAGAAAGTACTCTATTTTAAAATGAATATTGGGAAAGATAATCTTCCAATGAAACTTCGATTGATATCCAGTTCTGATTCCTTAAAAACGAATCTTTTGCCAGAACCAATTGTTGCAAAAAGTCACTACATGGTTGTGAAGATTTATTCACCGAAAGGAAAATGGCTACGAGACCAAGTTTATAATCATTTAGGTGTTGATTTGACCCAAAAATTGGAATTGGAAGATCCACCCAAACGCATTTTAATTTTTGTGAATGGCTATCGACCAACATCTTTAGGAAGTTCATTTGAGGAGAATTTCAAAGATATTCGTTCCAATGGGTTAGAGTTTCCCAATTCGTTGAATCGTTTGTTTACTGAAGACCGCTATTCTTATTGGCATCCTTGGAAGCAAATTGATGATGCATTCAAAATGAGAATCAATCCAACGGAATATTACTATGCAGATGGGCATCATTCCGTGGCAACTTCTAATCACAGAAGTTTAATCAATTTTAGTACTAATTCAAGCATTTATCCAAAAAGATGTGCAGATAATAAAAATCATATTTGCTACACGACTAGTACCGTTGGTTCTCGATTTTTCGGATCAAAACAGGCTAAGACACTTAAGCTGTTGGCAACAAAATCAAATAAAAAAGGATTTAAAATTAGAGAAAACGGTGGGCGTATTGCGGGGCGAAATTTAGTTCAAATGCTGAATGAATTACCGAATACATCCAAGAATGATACCTTGTATATTGTTGCACACAGTATGGGGTTTGCGTATGCACAAGGATTGATCAACGAAGTAAGAGGTAAAATCAATTTTGGATCATACTATATTTTAGCTCCAGAAAACGCATCTGCAGGAACAGTTAACTTAAAAGAATGGAATCAGGTTTGGCAATATGGCAGTAACCTCTATAAATCCAACCAAGATGCGCCTTGTTTGCAAGATGGGGTAGCCCCACAGTCATCTGTGAAAGGTTTGAACGAAGAACGACGAATTTATATTCCCAAAAAACTGTTCAAAAATAAAGGATACTTTGATTCTCATTTCATTGGTTTGTATACCTGGGTTTTAATGATTCCAACTGAAAAAAAAGGACATATCCGACAGAGGTAATTAAGATACCTTTTTTGTGGTATTGCAAAATCATTGAATAGACCGCAATTTTGCTATTTAGAATTATTCTATTTAACATGTTGTTGTCACTTGATAGTCGTACTCAATTAATCAGCTTAGGATTCAAGGAATTATTGAGTATTCTTTTTGACGATATTACCGTGGAATGGCATACTGGAAATCCTATTCACGCTGCGAACTCCACGAAAGACCAAAAAATTGTAGTTTATAATTTTCACGATAATTTTTCAGAGATAGAGCAAGATTTACTAGCGAATCAAGAGGATTCAGGAAGTATTAAAGTGATTTTGATTGTTGGAGGTGATGTTTCTAATTTACACACATTGGTTACAAATGGTATTTCTGGGTTCATTGATATGAATGCTTCTGTTAAAGAGTTAAAGGATGCCTTCCAAAAGATATTACACAATCAAAATTATTATTGCGAGTTGGTTTGGAATAAAATCTTGAATCAAGATGAAGAACCAAGTTCTCCAACCCAATTTAATCTAACAAGACGCGAAATTGAAATTGTTGAATCGCTGTTGAACGGTAAGTCGACGCTGGAAATAAGTGTTGAGTTGGGATTAAGTCCGCATACCGTTCAAACACATAGAAAAAATTGCTTTAAAAAATTAAAAGTGAAGTCTTTATCTGAACTTCTCTTATTTGAAATGGAAAATCAGGTGTTCAAAAATAGAAATACCTTCTAGAGGGTAGTTTTTTCCGCTGATTTTGGTGATTGTGGAAAATTAGTTTACAGGGTAGATTTGCAATTAGTTATTTAGAAATAATATAAATAGTAAAAGATAAATAAAACAATATGAAAAAAATATTACTCAGCGCGGCAGCACTTATTTCTTTGTCAAATGTTATGGCACAAGGACCAGTTATAACTGATACTGTAATTACAGGGGTAGGATATGCAAACAACATTTGGTATAGTTTGCAAAATGATGAAACTGGAACTGCAGTTTCTTCAAACTGGGATATCGCATTGGCTTCTTCTGCAAGTCAAAATTCTCCGTTAACTGCTACAATCTTATTTAACTACAAAGTAGGTACTTTATATGCGATTCCGAATGCTACACCTGCAAATTCATTTGATACATTGGCAACAGTAAATTTTGGTGCGTTAACAGAATTAAAAAATAACGATTCAACTTGGGCTGAAGGTGCATTGAACCGTGCAGCAGGACCAGGACAGTTTGATTATGGTTTTGGAACTTACAACATGACTACTCATAATGTAGATGCTAGCCGTATTTTTGTTGTGAAATATGCAGATAATTCAGTAAAGAAATTTTATGTCAACTTACTTTCTGTACAAGGTAAATATGAGATTTTTTCTGCTGATTTAGGGAATGCTACGACAGTCACTACACAAAATTTGTTGCTTACTCCATATGGATCTAAAAACTTCGTTTATTACAAAATCAATACAAATACAGTTGTAGATCGTGAGCCTGCTTCAGCTAATTGGGATTTCACATTCTTGCAATATCCAGCAGCAATTTCTCCAGGGTCACAATATGGATCTTTTGGTATCTTAAACAATGTGGGAGTTCAAGCGGTAAAAGTTTCTCCAGTTGATCCTGCAACTTATGAGGATTATCAATCTCAAACTTTCAGTAATTTGACAAATGCAATTGGATACAACTGGAAGAATGCACAAGCACAACCAGTAGCAACAGTTCCTACAGATGTAGTTTACTTTGTGAAAGTTGCTAATGGAAATATCTGGAAAGTGGTATTTACGAAATTTACAACAGGTTCAGGGGCTAATAGCAATATGAACGTTTTCACAAAACAAAACTTGACAACGCTTTCTGTTGGTGATGAAGATGCATCTACTTTCATTTCAGTTTATCCTAACCCTGCAAACACTATTGCAACGGTTGTGATTGATTCGAAAGCAAATACAACGGTTAAAGTTTTGAGTATGGCAGGACAAGTAGTTTCTGAAAACACAACTACTTCAACTGGTTTGCAAACAATCAACGTTTCTACTGAAAACTTGAATAACGGAGTTTACTTAGTTGAAGTTTCTAACGGAGCTGCAACAACAACTCAACGTTTGGTTGTACAACACTAATCTTTTGATTAAAATTAAAATATAGATGAAAAAAGTTGGTTTTTTATTTCTTGCTCTCTTATCTCTGACAACTGCTTGTAATTCAGGTTCGAAATCAGAAGAAGAGAAAGCGAAACTTTCGAAAGAAAAAGTAGAAGAGAAACGAATCGTTTCTTTGAACGGATCGGTTACAGAAATCATTTACGCAGTGGATTCCCAAAAGGAACTCATTGGCGTTGATGTAACTAGTACATTTCCTGCAGCAGCAGAAAAGTTGACAAATTTAGGTCACGTACGTAAATTGGCAATTGAAAGTTTATTGGCCTTGAATCCTTCTCATGTTGTTATGCTTGAGGATGAGGTTTCTCCAGATTTAAAATCAAAATTGAAACAAGCTAAAATTGAGTTGGTAACTTTTAAACACCCCAATAGTTTGGAAGAATCCAAATCATTGGTGAAAGAAGTGGCATCTTGGTTGGGTAAATCAGATAAAGCAACTGAAATTGTTTCTAAAATTGATTCTGATATCAAAAACATCTCTAAGCTTGACAAAAAGCCAAAGGTATTGTTTGTATATGCTAGAGGTGCTGGAACCTTAATGGTTGCAGGGGAGCAAACACCACTTGAAAAAATGATTGTTTTAGCTGGTGGTGAAAACGCTGGAAAAGGATTTACAGATTTCAAACCTTTAACAAGTGAATCAGTGATTGCTGCAAATCCGGATGTGATTTTGATGTTTACTTCTGGTGCACAAAGTTTAGGACCTGATGGAATTTTTAATGTTCCTGGTGTGTCTTCAACAAACGCTGGAAAAAACAAAGCATTGATTCAAATGGATGGTCAGTTATTGAGTGGATTTGGTCCGCGTGTAGCTGATGCAATTGTTGAATTGAATAAAGAATTTAAGAAAGTTAAATAGTTCAAATGTTCAAATGTTCAAATGTTCAAAATTGGAACTTTTTGAACTTCTTTGAACCTTGAACTTTTTGAAACAAAAAGTTATATGTCAAGACAACGAATAATTGGTCTTTCTTTAGTTGTACTAGTGATAGTTTGCTTTGTTGTGAACTTATCAGTAGGCAATGTGAGTGTTCCAATTTCTCATGTCTTTGGTAGTTTGATTGAAAAAATTGGAATACAAACCAATTTAAAAATAACAGAAATCGAATACAATGTAGTTTACAATATTCGTTTTCCGAGAGCGGTTTATTCCTGTCTAATTGGTGCAGGATTAGCCGTCTCGGGTGCTGCATTGCAAGGAATTTTTAGAAACCCTTTGGTTGATTCCGCCTTAATTGGAATTTCAACGGGAGCCTCCTTGTTTGCATCACTTTTCATATTATTCAGTGGATTAGTCCCTTGGTTGATTATTTTCAACGAGGGATTTTCCCTTTCTATGGTGGCCTTCTTCGGAGCATCAATCGTAGCATTTATCGTGTACCGATTGTCATTGAGTAATGGAGAAATCAATTCGTTAACGCTCATCTTGGCAGGAATCGCTTTGAATGCTCTAACGGCTGCTTTAACAGGTTTGTTGACTTATTTTGCTACGGATGATGAATTGCGCGATTTGACATTTTGGACACTTGGTAGTTTGGGATCTGCGAATAATGATTCCGTTTTACTCTTGCTTATTTTCACAATCGTTCCGATGAGTATTATTTTTTTTCAAGCAAAAAGTTTGAATGTACTTGCTCTTGGAGAAAGTAATGCAAAATACATGGGATATAAAGTGAAAACAATCAAGTTGTTAGTTATTATTTGTTCCACATGTATGGTTGGTTCAGCTGTTTCTATGGCAGGTGTAATCGGATTTATTGGGCTAGTTGTTCCACATATTATTCGCATTTTAGCTGGGCCGAATCATCAATTTCTACTGCCTTTCAGCGCTTTATTTGGGGCAATTCTTCTTTCTTGTGCAGATATGATTTCAAGAACGATTCTCCCTCCAACAGAAGTGCCAATTGGAATTATTACAGCTTTAATGGGAACTCCAGTTTTCATTGCAATAATTTTCAAACATAAACGCAAGTTTTCGGTGTGATAGAAGCAAAACAAATATCATTTGGAGTAAAAGGGAAGCAAATTCTGCAACCGGTTGATTTTACAACCGATAAAGAGGAATTTGTAGTCATTTTAGGACCAAATGGTGCAGGAAAAAGCACTTTGGTGAAATTACTCTCTAGCGGATTGAAACAAAGTTCGGGAACTATTTCTTATTACGGAAAAGACTTGAACGAATGGACTTTGGACAATTTGTCCAAATACCGCGCATACATGCACCAAGAGAGTATGATTGCATCTAACTTTACCGTGCGTGAAGTATTGGAAATGGCACGTTACCGTTATCCAGAAACAAAAAATCAGTTCAATAAATTCATCATGGATAAAATTGTGACCGAATTAAACCTGCACTCTTTTTTAGAAATGGAGTTTAATTTTCTTTCTGGAGGTGAAAAACAACGTGTTCAGTTTGGAAGAGTTTTATTGCAACTAGAAAGTGAAGGTGAAATTCAACCAATCAAATACTTATTCTTGGATGAGCCATTAAATAATTTGGATGTTCGTTATCAAATTGAATTGTTGAAATACGCACGTAAGTTTGTAGACGATAAGCGTGGAAGCGTAATCGTGGTAATGCATGATATCAATCTATGTTATCAATACGCCGACCGTGTTTTGTTGATGCAAAAAGGAAAAGTGATTATGGATGGAAGGGTCGATGAAGTGATGAATCCACAGATTTTAAGTGAAACCTATCAAATAGAATTGGAGCAAATTCAAGCACTTGATGGGGAAGTGTTTTATAGACATGTATCTTATTCCTCGAATTTATTAGATAAAAGTCAGCTGTAGCTGACGATAATTGAGCTGCGTTAGCAAATCAATAAAAGAAAAAAATAATCTGAATATACAGATTCAATACAAATTAAATACAAAACAATGGAAACAACTTTATCATTAAAAGAAGCTTTCGCTCAATTGAAAGAAAGCGAACCAAAATTGAGAATCAGAGAATATGCAAAGCGTTTGAATGCTTCCGAAGCAGAATTAGTTGCTTTGGGTGTTGGAACAACTGCTGTTCGTTTACGTCCAGATTTTGTGGCTATTCTTGGTGAATTGGAATCATTGGGTTATGTAATGGCTTTGTCTAGAAATGATGAAGTAGTTCATGAGCGCAAAGGAATTTATGAGAACTTTAGTACAACTCCTCATGCTTCTCTTTTTGTTGGAAAAGACATCGATTTACGTATTTTTCCAAGTGCTTGGGCATACGCATTTGCAGTAACTGAAGGAGAAGATAAACCTCGTAAAAGCTTGCAGTTTTTTACAACTGATGGTATTGCTACTCACAAAGTTTATTTGGAATCAAAAAGCAATATGGAAGCTTACGATACTTTGGTTGCGAAGTACAAAGATGAAAATCAGTCGAGTGAATTGGAAATTGGTGCATTGTTGCCTTTGGAATCAACAGAATTGCCTGATAGCGAAATCGATGTGAAATCGTTCCAAGAATCTTGGATTAACCTAAAAGATACGCATGAATTTTTCGGATTGTTGAAGAAACACAAATTGACAAGAACACAAGCTTTGCGTTTGGCTCCATCTGAAACTCATGCTAAGAAAATCGACAATAAAGCATTACGTAGAGCATTGGAATTGGCTGCCAAAGAGCACGTTTCAATCATGGTTTTTGTTGGAAATGCAGGAATGATTCAAATTCATACAGGCGAGGTGAAAAATATCGTTGAGCACGGTCCTTGGATTAATGTATTAGATCCAATGTTCAATTTGCATGCAAGAGAAGATGGAATTGCTCAATCTTGGATCGTTCGCAAACCTACTGAAGATGGAATCGTTACTTCATTGGAATTGTTCAGTGAGAAAAACGAATTAGTTTGTACGCTTTTCGGGGCACGTAAACCGGGGATTCCTGAGTTGGAATCTTGGAGAAAATTGGTCGAACAATTATAAAATTAAAATGCAAAAAGTAGTTTTACTTCTTATTGGGTGTATTCTGAGTGGATTTGTTTCCGCTCAGGATACACTTTATATTAAGGATGATACTGGTTCTGTTGTTCCGTATGCGCAAATTTCGCTTCAGGATTTCACAGGAAAGAATACCAAATATGTTCAGTCAAATGAACAAGGAGTTTTAGTGATTCCAGTTGCTTATTACGCAAATGCGTCTCAACTAATTGTCAAAGTAAATACGGATGGTTTCCACCAAGAAGTAGATACAATTTCAAAAGGAAGTAGCCACCGAGTAAAGTTGGCTACAAACTCAAAGGATATTGATGAAGTGGTTGTTACCGGACAATTAGGAGCTGGTTCAATTACCAATTCGACTAATAAAGTAAAGGTGATAGACCGCGCTACAATTGAAGCGAAAGGTGCAATCAACTTACGTGATTTATTGCAAAATGAATTAAACATTCGTGTAAACC from Fluviicola taffensis DSM 16823 carries:
- a CDS encoding hemin-degrading factor, which encodes METTLSLKEAFAQLKESEPKLRIREYAKRLNASEAELVALGVGTTAVRLRPDFVAILGELESLGYVMALSRNDEVVHERKGIYENFSTTPHASLFVGKDIDLRIFPSAWAYAFAVTEGEDKPRKSLQFFTTDGIATHKVYLESKSNMEAYDTLVAKYKDENQSSELEIGALLPLESTELPDSEIDVKSFQESWINLKDTHEFFGLLKKHKLTRTQALRLAPSETHAKKIDNKALRRALELAAKEHVSIMVFVGNAGMIQIHTGEVKNIVEHGPWINVLDPMFNLHAREDGIAQSWIVRKPTEDGIVTSLELFSEKNELVCTLFGARKPGIPELESWRKLVEQL
- a CDS encoding FecCD family ABC transporter permease: MSRQRIIGLSLVVLVIVCFVVNLSVGNVSVPISHVFGSLIEKIGIQTNLKITEIEYNVVYNIRFPRAVYSCLIGAGLAVSGAALQGIFRNPLVDSALIGISTGASLFASLFILFSGLVPWLIIFNEGFSLSMVAFFGASIVAFIVYRLSLSNGEINSLTLILAGIALNALTAALTGLLTYFATDDELRDLTFWTLGSLGSANNDSVLLLLIFTIVPMSIIFFQAKSLNVLALGESNAKYMGYKVKTIKLLVIICSTCMVGSAVSMAGVIGFIGLVVPHIIRILAGPNHQFLLPFSALFGAILLSCADMISRTILPPTEVPIGIITALMGTPVFIAIIFKHKRKFSV
- a CDS encoding LuxR C-terminal-related transcriptional regulator; amino-acid sequence: MLLSLDSRTQLISLGFKELLSILFDDITVEWHTGNPIHAANSTKDQKIVVYNFHDNFSEIEQDLLANQEDSGSIKVILIVGGDVSNLHTLVTNGISGFIDMNASVKELKDAFQKILHNQNYYCELVWNKILNQDEEPSSPTQFNLTRREIEIVESLLNGKSTLEISVELGLSPHTVQTHRKNCFKKLKVKSLSELLLFEMENQVFKNRNTF
- a CDS encoding T9SS type A sorting domain-containing protein — protein: MKKILLSAAALISLSNVMAQGPVITDTVITGVGYANNIWYSLQNDETGTAVSSNWDIALASSASQNSPLTATILFNYKVGTLYAIPNATPANSFDTLATVNFGALTELKNNDSTWAEGALNRAAGPGQFDYGFGTYNMTTHNVDASRIFVVKYADNSVKKFYVNLLSVQGKYEIFSADLGNATTVTTQNLLLTPYGSKNFVYYKINTNTVVDREPASANWDFTFLQYPAAISPGSQYGSFGILNNVGVQAVKVSPVDPATYEDYQSQTFSNLTNAIGYNWKNAQAQPVATVPTDVVYFVKVANGNIWKVVFTKFTTGSGANSNMNVFTKQNLTTLSVGDEDASTFISVYPNPANTIATVVIDSKANTTVKVLSMAGQVVSENTTTSTGLQTINVSTENLNNGVYLVEVSNGAATTTQRLVVQH
- a CDS encoding heme/hemin ABC transporter substrate-binding protein; protein product: MKKVGFLFLALLSLTTACNSGSKSEEEKAKLSKEKVEEKRIVSLNGSVTEIIYAVDSQKELIGVDVTSTFPAAAEKLTNLGHVRKLAIESLLALNPSHVVMLEDEVSPDLKSKLKQAKIELVTFKHPNSLEESKSLVKEVASWLGKSDKATEIVSKIDSDIKNISKLDKKPKVLFVYARGAGTLMVAGEQTPLEKMIVLAGGENAGKGFTDFKPLTSESVIAANPDVILMFTSGAQSLGPDGIFNVPGVSSTNAGKNKALIQMDGQLLSGFGPRVADAIVELNKEFKKVK
- a CDS encoding ATP-binding cassette domain-containing protein encodes the protein MIEAKQISFGVKGKQILQPVDFTTDKEEFVVILGPNGAGKSTLVKLLSSGLKQSSGTISYYGKDLNEWTLDNLSKYRAYMHQESMIASNFTVREVLEMARYRYPETKNQFNKFIMDKIVTELNLHSFLEMEFNFLSGGEKQRVQFGRVLLQLESEGEIQPIKYLFLDEPLNNLDVRYQIELLKYARKFVDDKRGSVIVVMHDINLCYQYADRVLLMQKGKVIMDGRVDEVMNPQILSETYQIELEQIQALDGEVFYRHVSYSSNLLDKSQL